A stretch of Schistocerca cancellata isolate TAMUIC-IGC-003103 chromosome 3, iqSchCanc2.1, whole genome shotgun sequence DNA encodes these proteins:
- the LOC126174869 gene encoding probable serine hydrolase isoform X2 — translation MNALRTIAGVQRKIPHVLACCGCNKFFSTETARKEPEEIKIPVPWGHIAGKWWGRTDIQPVIALHGYEDNAGTFDPLVPHLNVDGLLAIDFPGHGHSSHFPVGKFYQFVDAVLALRLITRHFKWKKVSLIGHSFGSATSFAYAAAYPEEVDKYVSLDCARTMMAEIPDVDVKSYQFADWIISVEEKMQESKPPSYTYEEILKRIYEGSRESPTIDSCKILLERGAIRVPHGDEHRYYFSRDPRLRTHVWGRLSFDALIGLAQNVKCCNLSIRGNQGFIGGIYEEVYMKTLEMMKKNGSTVDHYNVDGTHHLHLNNPERISNLINKFLLS, via the exons ATGAATGCATTAAGGACCATTGCTGGTGTACAGAGGAAGATTCCACATGTTTTAGCATGTTGTGGGTGCAACAAATTTTTCAGTACAGAAACTGCAAGAAAAGAACCAGAGGAGATAAAAATACCTGTACCGTGGGGGCATATTGCAG GTAAGTGGTGGGGACGGACGGATATCCAGCCAGTAATTGCTTTACATGGATATGAGGATAATGCTGGGACTTTTGATCCTTTAGTTCCTCATTTAAATGTGGATGGACTTTTGGCTATTGACTTTCCTGGACATGGACATTCATCTCATTTTCCAGTTGGAAAATTTTATCAGTTTGTGGATGCTGTGTTAGCACTACGTTTGATTACAAGGCATTTCAAATGGAAAAAGGTATCACTCATTGGACACTCTTTTGGTAGTGCGACAAGTTTTGCGTATGCTGCAGCTTACCCTGAAGAAGTTGACAAATATGTTAGTCTTGATTGTGCCAGGACAATGATGGCTGAGATACCAGATGTTGATGTTAAATCTTATCAGTTTGCTGACTGGATCATATCTGTCGAAGAAAAAATGCAAGAAAGTAAACCCCCCAGTTACACTTATGAGGAAATACTGAAACGGATTTATGAAGGTAGTCGAGAATCTCCAACAATTGACTCGTGTAAAATACTGCTTGAGAGGGGAGCAATTCGTGTGCCTCATGGTGATGAGCACAGGTATTACTTTTCACGTGATCCACGGTTGAGGACTCATGTTTGGGGCCGTCTCTCATTTGATGCTCTTATTGGCTTAGCTcagaatgtaaaatgctgcaacctCAGCATAAGAGGTAATCAAGGTTTCATTGGTGGTATATATGAGGAAGTGTATATGAAGACACTAGAGATGATGAAGAAGAATGGCAGCACAGTGGATCATTACAATGTGGATGGCACTCATCATCTTCATCTAAATAATCCAGAGAGGATATCAAATCTCATCAACAAGTTCCTGTTATCATGA